Genomic DNA from Gemmatimonadota bacterium:
GGCTTCACCTTGAACACATGGTTCTCGATGATCAGCGTGAGAAAATAGCGCAGCATTTTTTCAGTAACGTCGAAGTCGGCAATCACGCCGTCCTTCATCGGACGCACCGCAATGATGCCGTCTGGCGTGCGGCCGAGCATGCGCTTGGCCTCGAGCCCAACGCCTTTGATCTTTTTGGTTTCGCGATCCATCGCGACCACCGACGGCTCGTTGAGCACGATCCCCTCGCCCTTCACATACACAAGCGTGTTCGCCGTGCCAAGATCCACGGCGATCGCGTTGGCGGGGAACAACGAACCCCTCTTGAAGAACGGCCAGCGCATTATGTGTCGGCGCGCGCTCGCGGGAAGCGAGCGGCTCTCAAAAAAAGGCGAAGGAACATGGGCGGGGACGAACCCCCCAAAGTTAGTCCCTGCGGCAGATGGGAGCAAGCAAAAGGGGGAGGACTGCCGAAGCAGTCCTCCCCCTCCTGCCCTACCGACGCAACCCTCCCGCGAGCCTTACGGCTTGCGGTCGAGGCACCCCGTAAAGTTGGGGTTATTGGTCTCATCCTGCGGCACCGGGAGGTTTACGTCGTGGCCGTAGGGAACGCCACGGTAGTGCGTGCCCGTCGGGAAGACCGAGGCCTCCGCCATGCCGTACTGCCGCATCAGGCGACGCATGTCGCTCAACCGCTGCCCGCGGGAGAACGTCCAGAACGCCTTCTCGCGGAACATCAGGTCCCGACGACCGGCCGCCGTGCCCGGATCGACGAGCGGAGCCATCGCCGCTGCCTGCACTTCGCCAAGCTTCGGCGGAGCGGCACGCAGTGCGTTCAGAATCGCCATCAAAGTCGTCCCGTCGTTCAACCGCAACGCCGCTTCGGCTTCAACCATGCGGGCGTCAATGCCGTTGAGTACCGGCACCGTCGTGGACTGCGCCCACATCGTGGTCGTGAACGAAATCACCGAGCCATCCTGCGACTTGGTGTTCAGCGGCGTGTTCGCCGCCGGCAAGCGCGGGTCCTTGGCCGACGCAAACTCGATCGACGGCTTCACCGCGAACGTGCCCGCGCTGGTGCGCACCGTCGTGTCGCCCACGCTATAGCGGCGCGAACTGAGCGGCTGCGACCAAAGAATATTGTCGCCCGAGCTCGTGAGGAACGTGTGATCGTACGAGAACGTCGTCGGAATGGCTGCCACCAACGCGGCCGCCCCATCAATGTCGTTCGTGCCGAGCAACGCGCGCGCGCGGCCAACCTTCGCGGCACGGTTGACCGAGATGCCCGTCGCGTCCGTTAGGCTGTTCGAGAGCGCGATCGCCGAATCGTACGACGCGAGCGCAATCTTGAACACGGCATCGTTGGTCAGCGGCGTGCCGTAGGCCACCGGCGCAACGCTCGCGTCGCTCAACGGAATGCCGTTGCAGAAATCCTGTGCCAACTGCATTTCCGCAAAACCACGCGCCAAATACAACTCCGCAATATCCACCGCCGCGGTCGGCCGGTATTTCTTCAGGGCGGCAATGCCCTGATTGGAGGCCGTGCGCACCTGATTGATGGTGCGGAACTGTCCCGTCACCGTGGAGTTGTTCAGGCTGATGGCCCGTTCGTCGGCCTCGTCGTTCTGAATGAACGTCGAGCTCGTCACCCACTCGTCCGCGAGCAGGCCGCCAAACAGCCAGTCGCTCTCGGAGCCAGCCGTCATGTTGCGGAAGCGGGCCAGCGCGCCAACCTTCAGCGCGTTGGCACCGTCCACGCTATTGACGTTGGTCGGGTCAATGATGTTCGGCGCAGCGACGCTGAGCATGGAGTCGGTAATGCTGTTGTGGCACGCCGCCGCCAGCGCCACCACAGCTGCGCTGGCCAGAATCAGGCCGCGACGCTGGACCTTTTGCGAGGTCGTCATGGGGTGTCCCTTGTCGGTGGGCATTTAGAAGCCGAGGTTGAAGCGAAGGATGTAGTACGTCGGAGCGCCGAAGCTCTGGAAGTCCGACGGGTTGTCACCGCCGGCGGTGGCCGTGTAGTCATTTTCCGGATCCACACCGCGGTAGTTCGTCCACTTGGCTGCGTTACGCGCCGAGAGCATGACCGTGGCGCTCCGCGCCCGCATCGAGCGGGCGAGCTTGTCGGGCAGCGTGTACACCGCCGAGACTTCGCGGAGCTTGAGGAAGGCGCCCGGCTGGTAGAAGCCGTCGAGCGTGGCCGACGGATCGTTGCGCGTCGCCACGACCATCGCCTGCTCCTCAAACGAGGCGCCCGGGTTCATGAGGCCGTTGCAGTTCTGACGGCTCACGCAGCGGATGCGCTCGGTGTTGTTGTAGTACTGGTTGCCACCACGATAGTCGAGCAGCGCCGTAAAGCGCAGGCGACGGTCGAGCACTTCGATGCCCGTGTTCAACGTCACCGTCTTACGCGGGGCGCTGTACGCGCGGAGCGTCACGGCCGTGTCCACGAACACTTCGTTCAGGTTCGGATCGGCGTTATACGTGAGAATGCCGTCCTTGTTCTTGTCGTTCCAGCCGGTGATGTGCTTGGCCCAGAGCCCAAACAACGGCGAGCCTTCCACCGCGCGGGTCGTGGTCCCAATCTGCGGCGGCGTACCGCCCAAGCTCACCAGCTTGTTCGAGTTCATCGACGCACTCAGCGTCACGTCAATGCCCAGCGCACGACGGTCCACCAGTTGGGCGTTGATCGAGCCTTCCAATCCTTCGTTCGTCACCGAACCAAGGTTGCGACGCACGCTGGAGGCGGCGCCAGCCGACGGAGCGACGATCGCCGAAATCAGCGCGTCCTTCGTCTTCTTGGCGTAATACGTCATTTCAAAGTTGACGGCGCCCTTCAGCAGGCGCGCTTCAAAGCCGACTTCCGTCTCGGTCGTCTGCTCTGGCTTCAAATCGCTGTTGCCGAGCGCCGAGAACACCACGCCGGGCTGGTCCGTGCCGCGAACATTGGCCGTCGTCGCGCCAAACGTACGCAACGCGTCGAGCGGTCCGGGCTGCACGCCCGACGATCCGAACGCCGCGCGCAAACGGAAGTTGTCAATCTGGAGCACCTTCGGCATGTGGAACCACGGCTCATCCGAGATGACCCACGAGGCGCTCGCCTTCGGGTAGAAAATGCTCTGGAAGTTCGTACCGAACGCGCTGTTCTGGTCGGTGCGCACCGCGAGCGTCAAGTACAAACGGTCGCGAATGGCCAGCTGTTCTTCCAGGAACTGCCCGAGCGTGCGCTGCGGCACGTACGAGTTGGTCACCGAGATGATCGTGCCGGCCGGCGGCGTCTGCGTGCCCGGGGCCAGCACGGAGCCCTGCGCACCGTCGCCATCACGACGGAAATCCACATACTGAATACCGAGCGTGGACTTCAAGATGAAGGCGTTGAGGAAGCTGTTCGTCGCGGTCGCCGAGAAGTTGGCGGTAAAGTTGCGATCGTTGAACCGATAATTATTCGCGAAACCGCTGCGGTAGGTCGCCGTGATGGGCGGACCTTCACCGCGGAAGAGCAGATTCTGCTCCAAGCGGTCCGTGAGATCGTTGCCAATGTCCGCGCGCATCTGCAACCAGCTGGTCGGGCGGAAGTTGATATTGGCCGACGCAATAAAGCGATTGACCGACTGCTCCACCTTTTCCTGATACGTGAAGCCCGGCGTCCACGCGCGATAGCCGTGCAACGGCGTGCCGATCGTGGCCACCGTACCGTTCGTGGCATAGCCCGGACCGCCAAAGCCCTGCGACCCGAGTCCCGCCGTGGCGTTCGATGCCTGCAGCAGGTACGTGTCGCCCATCGTGATGCCCGTGCTCACGGTAATGTCGAGCTTCGAGTTAATCGCCGCGCTCAGGTTCGCGCGCACACCGGTCTGGTCGAGCTGGTTCGGATGTTCCATCCACTTCCGAATCGGCTGCGCCATCGTGTCGAGCATCGTGTTTTCGAAGTTCGGCAGCTTGAACACGCCGGTCTCCGTCTGACGCGTGAACGCCACATAGTATCGCAGCGCATCGCTACCGCCGCTCACCTGGGCGCCCAGCTCCAACCGATGCCCCATGCCCAGCGGCGTCGCTTCTGGATCCTTCAACGGCGAGTACTGGCGAAGGCTGTCCTTCACGCACGAACCAGCCGAGATCAACGGCAGACCGCACTCACGGTACGCCGTCAGCCCCGGCGTGTGGCCGGCAATCGTGTAGTTCCACGGGTACGGGTTGCGGTCGACCAGCGAGCCGTCTTCCACAAACGTGCTCCACTTGGCAGAGCCCGCACGTCCCTTCTTGGTGGTGATCACCACCACACCGTTCGCCGCGTCCGTGCCATACAGCGTCGCCGCCGACGGCCCCTTCACGATTTCAATGTTCTCAATGTCTTCCGGGTTGATGTCGCCCGTACGGCCGGCCTGCGCGTCGCCGGTAAACAGCGACGTCTGGCTGCCGCCCGTCATACGCACGCCGTCGATCACGTAGATCGGGTCGTTCGTCAGACTGAGCGAGCTCGTGCCGCGAATACGAATGCGCGACCCCGAACCGGTCTGCGTGCTCGGCGTCACCAACACGCCCGGCGTACGCGAGTTCAGGAGGTCGTTCATGTTCGTGATCGGCGAGTTCTCCTTCAACTTGGCCACGTCAATCGACGCCACCGCATTGCCGATTTCCACGCGGCGAGTTTCGCCGGTCGCCGTCGTCACCACCGGCGTCAGGTTCACGGCGACCGCGCTCAGCACCACGTCCACCGCAAGCGTCTGCCCCGCCGTCACGGTGATCGTCTGCTTCTGCTCGCCATAGCCCACGCGCAACACGCGCAGCGTCTGCGTTCCCGTAGGAACCGACTTCAACGTCGCCTTGCCGTCAGCGCCCGTCAGGGCACCGAGGTTCGTGCCCACGACGGCCACTTGGGCCTGTTCAATGGGGCGCGTGCCTTCGCGCACGGTAACGGTCACGCTGCCTTGTGCAGCCGCGGCGGATGCGCAGAAACCGAGCGCGAGCAGAGCTCGCGATACGGTCCCAGCAATCCGCGTCCAGGGTGGTGGCCTGTGCATGCGGGTCCTCTCAAAGTCTGGGGATCGCCGGCTCGCAGCTGAGCCGACGGACGAACGGACAAACGGCCAAACAGGGTACAGAACTAAGCCATAACGCTCGGCGGGAGAAAAACGTTCACTCCGGCTATCACCCCTTACCCTTCCAAACGGACGCTGGTCACAACTCGACGCAATGGCTACGCATTTGAAGCGGTTTGCGCTTCCCAATGTCCTACCGCATCCGCGGTCGCCCCCCCCTCAGTGCCCATTTGGGCCACCTTCCAGCCCTTCGTACTCGGCCGGTGCCATCTCCGATCGCCATCGAT
This window encodes:
- a CDS encoding SusC/RagA family TonB-linked outer membrane protein, with the translated sequence MHRPPPWTRIAGTVSRALLALGFCASAAAAQGSVTVTVREGTRPIEQAQVAVVGTNLGALTGADGKATLKSVPTGTQTLRVLRVGYGEQKQTITVTAGQTLAVDVVLSAVAVNLTPVVTTATGETRRVEIGNAVASIDVAKLKENSPITNMNDLLNSRTPGVLVTPSTQTGSGSRIRIRGTSSLSLTNDPIYVIDGVRMTGGSQTSLFTGDAQAGRTGDINPEDIENIEIVKGPSAATLYGTDAANGVVVITTKKGRAGSAKWSTFVEDGSLVDRNPYPWNYTIAGHTPGLTAYRECGLPLISAGSCVKDSLRQYSPLKDPEATPLGMGHRLELGAQVSGGSDALRYYVAFTRQTETGVFKLPNFENTMLDTMAQPIRKWMEHPNQLDQTGVRANLSAAINSKLDITVSTGITMGDTYLLQASNATAGLGSQGFGGPGYATNGTVATIGTPLHGYRAWTPGFTYQEKVEQSVNRFIASANINFRPTSWLQMRADIGNDLTDRLEQNLLFRGEGPPITATYRSGFANNYRFNDRNFTANFSATATNSFLNAFILKSTLGIQYVDFRRDGDGAQGSVLAPGTQTPPAGTIISVTNSYVPQRTLGQFLEEQLAIRDRLYLTLAVRTDQNSAFGTNFQSIFYPKASASWVISDEPWFHMPKVLQIDNFRLRAAFGSSGVQPGPLDALRTFGATTANVRGTDQPGVVFSALGNSDLKPEQTTETEVGFEARLLKGAVNFEMTYYAKKTKDALISAIVAPSAGAASSVRRNLGSVTNEGLEGSINAQLVDRRALGIDVTLSASMNSNKLVSLGGTPPQIGTTTRAVEGSPLFGLWAKHITGWNDKNKDGILTYNADPNLNEVFVDTAVTLRAYSAPRKTVTLNTGIEVLDRRLRFTALLDYRGGNQYYNNTERIRCVSRQNCNGLMNPGASFEEQAMVVATRNDPSATLDGFYQPGAFLKLREVSAVYTLPDKLARSMRARSATVMLSARNAAKWTNYRGVDPENDYTATAGGDNPSDFQSFGAPTYYILRFNLGF